One region of Aurantimonas sp. HBX-1 genomic DNA includes:
- a CDS encoding TRAP transporter large permease, whose amino-acid sequence MSNLEIGVAGVFVALGLIALRVPIGLALGLVSIAGIGVMFNLTVAWGMISATPFDYVGQWELSAAPMFLLMGFICSSTDMTRGLFLALRLYLARLPGGLAVTSVGACAFFAAASGSSVATAAAMSRMAVPEMLDNGYDRGLATGTIAASGTLGSLIPPSVLLILYGVYAQVSVGQLFMAGFIPGVLSALIYIAMIIVRVKLKPELAGKVVINPTPRERREAFRDVWPLPLLILVVLGGIFSGVFSPTEAGALGAFAAVVIAIARRKLSPAAMIEAVSQAIVSTASIFIILIGSLFFTRFLALSGFPRAFAEAILSVSTDTWWILFAVAVIFLVLGMLIDSIGLLLLTLPILVPLVNEADINPVWFGIIVIKLLEIGLITPPIGLNVYMINGALNNRVTLPEIFRGITWFLVMDLLTLIILIAFPILSLWLPSLAY is encoded by the coding sequence ATGAGCAACCTCGAGATCGGAGTCGCGGGCGTCTTCGTCGCGCTGGGGCTGATTGCGCTCCGCGTCCCGATAGGGCTAGCGCTCGGGCTCGTCTCGATCGCCGGGATCGGGGTCATGTTCAATCTTACGGTGGCTTGGGGCATGATCTCCGCCACCCCCTTCGACTACGTCGGCCAGTGGGAGCTGTCGGCGGCGCCGATGTTCCTCCTAATGGGCTTCATCTGCTCGTCTACCGATATGACGAGGGGGCTGTTCCTGGCCCTGCGGCTTTACCTCGCGCGGCTGCCAGGCGGGCTGGCCGTCACCTCGGTGGGGGCCTGCGCATTCTTCGCTGCCGCATCGGGTTCGTCGGTTGCCACAGCCGCCGCGATGTCGCGGATGGCTGTGCCGGAAATGCTCGACAACGGCTACGACCGAGGCCTCGCGACGGGAACGATCGCCGCTTCGGGTACGCTTGGGTCCCTAATACCACCGTCGGTTCTGCTCATCTTGTACGGCGTCTATGCGCAGGTCTCAGTGGGTCAGCTTTTCATGGCCGGTTTTATTCCGGGCGTTCTCTCGGCGCTGATCTACATCGCCATGATCATCGTCCGGGTGAAGCTGAAGCCGGAACTCGCCGGCAAGGTCGTGATCAACCCCACGCCGCGAGAACGCAGGGAGGCCTTTCGCGACGTTTGGCCATTACCTCTGCTCATTCTGGTGGTGCTGGGTGGGATATTCTCAGGCGTTTTCTCGCCCACCGAAGCGGGCGCGCTGGGCGCCTTCGCCGCCGTGGTGATCGCTATTGCGAGGCGCAAGCTTAGTCCTGCCGCGATGATAGAGGCGGTTTCGCAGGCGATCGTTTCGACCGCCTCTATCTTCATCATCCTCATCGGCTCGCTTTTCTTCACGCGCTTTCTTGCGCTTTCCGGCTTTCCGCGGGCCTTCGCTGAGGCGATCCTCTCCGTCAGCACCGACACCTGGTGGATATTGTTTGCAGTGGCGGTGATCTTTCTCGTGCTGGGTATGCTGATCGACAGTATCGGGCTGTTGCTGCTAACTCTTCCCATCCTGGTGCCGCTGGTGAACGAAGCTGACATCAACCCAGTCTGGTTCGGGATTATCGTAATCAAGCTTCTGGAAATTGGGCTGATCACGCCGCCGATCGGGCTCAACGTCTACATGATCAACGGAGCGCTCAACAATCGCGTCACGCTGCCCGAAATATTCCGGGGAATCACATGGTTTCTCGTTATGGACCTGCTGACGCTCATCATCCTGATCGCTTTCCCGATCCTGTCGCTCTGGCTGCCCTCACTAGCCTACTGA
- a CDS encoding TetR/AcrR family transcriptional regulator, whose amino-acid sequence MATTTEAEKAEKPAQARAIRTREKLIGAALDAIYELGYRSASTPEFARRAGASRGALLHHFPARSDIVVAAMEHLLRNGTRDIRAVAEKVARKEVSLEEFVEFLWEMFSGRLFYISLEFINEARTDPDLRTRMIPVVRDFHAALDGIWAEFEKQADGMPRATRISLNLTVCLVRGMGVQTVLKDDPDYFRSMLEAWKAILPQLVDRDLRVPHPGANPGPIIDVRNRPALTD is encoded by the coding sequence TTGGCCACAACGACCGAAGCGGAGAAGGCCGAGAAGCCGGCACAAGCCCGCGCCATCAGAACGCGCGAGAAGCTGATCGGCGCAGCGCTCGACGCGATCTACGAGCTGGGCTACCGTTCGGCCTCGACGCCCGAGTTCGCCCGCCGGGCCGGCGCCTCCCGCGGGGCTCTGCTGCACCATTTCCCCGCCCGCTCCGACATCGTCGTCGCCGCCATGGAACATCTGCTCCGCAACGGTACGCGAGACATCCGTGCGGTTGCCGAAAAGGTCGCTCGCAAAGAGGTGAGCCTGGAGGAGTTCGTCGAATTCCTGTGGGAGATGTTCTCCGGGCGGCTGTTCTACATTTCCCTCGAGTTCATCAACGAAGCCCGAACGGACCCGGACCTGCGCACCCGAATGATTCCGGTCGTGCGAGACTTCCATGCGGCGCTGGACGGCATCTGGGCGGAGTTCGAGAAACAGGCCGACGGAATGCCCCGGGCGACACGCATCTCGTTGAACCTGACGGTCTGTCTCGTGCGCGGCATGGGGGTGCAGACCGTGTTGAAGGACGACCCGGATTATTTCCGGTCGATGCTGGAAGCTTGGAAAGCCATTTTGCCGCAATTAGTCGATCGGGATCTGAGGGTTCCTCATCCCGGGGCCAACCCGGGGCCAATCATTGACGTGCGGAATAGGCCGGCCCTGACAGACTGA
- a CDS encoding DUF305 domain-containing protein: MRNTLIIAATIAALPFLAHAQDGQSMSGHAMSGGGMAGMSGEAELPEACNGAVGSMDMSQMMDGMGEMMSGMDEAQMANHATMMKMHGPMMRAAMIKDPDLAFNCGMIAHHHGAIAMSELELKMGKDEASRKMAQMIIDAQKKEIEEMTLRVEALAK; the protein is encoded by the coding sequence ATGCGTAACACACTGATCATTGCCGCCACGATCGCCGCCCTTCCGTTCCTCGCCCATGCCCAGGATGGCCAGTCCATGTCCGGTCACGCGATGTCTGGCGGTGGCATGGCAGGGATGTCCGGGGAAGCCGAACTTCCGGAGGCCTGCAACGGCGCCGTGGGGTCCATGGACATGTCGCAGATGATGGACGGCATGGGAGAAATGATGTCCGGAATGGACGAGGCCCAGATGGCCAATCATGCCACGATGATGAAGATGCACGGCCCGATGATGAGGGCTGCCATGATCAAGGACCCCGACCTGGCTTTCAACTGCGGGATGATCGCCCATCACCATGGCGCCATCGCCATGAGCGAGCTCGAACTGAAGATGGGCAAGGACGAAGCGTCGCGGAAGATGGCGCAGATGATCATCGATGCGCAGAAGAAGGAGATCGAGGAGATGACGCTGCGCGTCGAGGCGCTCGCAAAGTAA
- a CDS encoding efflux RND transporter permease subunit, translating into MFTFLVTQSLRNRMLVLAIAAVLVLYGAFVSMRLPVDVFPDLNRPTVTIMTEAEGLAPPEVEQLVTYPLETQMNGLPGVSRVRSVSGVGLSIVYVEFDWDTDIYLNRQQIAEKLALVRSQLPPGVSPQMGPISSIMGQVMLVAMTAPDGVSPMALREAADALVRPRLLAVPGVAQVIPIGGEVRQYRVAPDAASLRALGVTMEQVEGALASFGANTGGGFTDQYSREFLIRNVGRSLSLDDLRGLVVATVGTRPVLLDEVADVSFGARQKRGEAGYMGRSAVIVSIEKQPDVDTVALTRQLEAALGEVSASLPDGIRADQVLFRQADFIETSIKNVQTVLIEAIVVVAIVLFAFLLNVRTTVISLTAIPVSILATGIVFHLMGLSINTMTLGGLAIAIGELVDDAVVDVENIFRRLRENRELGNPRSVFDVVVSASQEVRSGIVYATVIIVLVFVPLFALTGIEGRLFAPLGQAYIVSILASLVVSITLTPVMAYYLLPSLKRLDEREGFIVRWLKRGNRVLLNRAFRWPRTLMALAALGVVVAAVGATALPRAFLPPFNEGTLTISMAFNPGISLAESHRVGLIAERIIMEVPEVSVVGRRTGRAELDEHAEGVHSSEIEVDLETGRTKTEIEADIRSRLSVLPVSINIGQPISHRLDHMLSGVRAQIALKVFGEDLDTLRTVAESLRARLATVPGVVDLQVEKQVRIPQLEIRIDYERAALFGIQPAKITEELEQLSNGRVVSRLVDGNRTYDVVIRLGDAERTTEALGDLLIETPAGWIPVRELAEVRETDGPNQILRENGQRRVVVLANAAGDADMAQVIEQIRAEVASAALPPGFSTSLEGTFQAQEEASRTIGLLSLVSLAMIFAILYSRYRSAVFTLIILGSIPLALIGSVAALWLSGQPLSVASMIGFITLTGIAARNGILKISHYINLSIHEGIPFGRDLVMRGSLERLTPVLMTALSAGVALVPLMIDPSAPGKEILHPVAVTIFGGLVSSTLLDTFLTPVLFLRFGEKPLKRLVEAARLPSTPGTPDAGADTAAAHTF; encoded by the coding sequence ATGTTCACCTTCCTCGTCACGCAATCGCTGCGCAACCGCATGCTCGTCCTCGCCATCGCCGCGGTGCTGGTGCTCTACGGCGCCTTCGTCTCGATGCGGCTGCCCGTCGACGTCTTCCCCGACCTGAACCGGCCGACCGTCACCATCATGACGGAGGCCGAAGGCCTTGCGCCGCCCGAAGTCGAGCAGCTCGTCACCTATCCGCTCGAGACGCAGATGAACGGCCTGCCCGGGGTGAGCCGCGTGCGCTCCGTCTCGGGCGTCGGCCTGTCGATCGTCTATGTCGAGTTCGACTGGGACACCGACATCTACCTGAACCGCCAGCAGATCGCCGAAAAGCTGGCTCTCGTGCGTAGCCAGCTTCCGCCGGGCGTGTCGCCCCAGATGGGGCCGATCTCATCGATCATGGGCCAGGTGATGCTGGTGGCCATGACCGCGCCCGACGGCGTCTCGCCGATGGCGTTGCGCGAGGCGGCGGATGCGCTCGTGCGGCCTCGGCTCCTCGCCGTGCCCGGCGTCGCGCAGGTCATCCCGATAGGTGGCGAGGTGCGCCAGTACCGCGTCGCCCCGGACGCCGCCTCGCTCCGGGCGCTCGGGGTCACGATGGAACAGGTGGAAGGCGCGCTTGCCTCGTTCGGGGCCAACACCGGGGGCGGCTTCACCGACCAGTATTCCCGCGAGTTCCTGATCCGGAACGTCGGCCGCAGCCTCAGCCTCGACGATCTGCGGGGCCTCGTCGTGGCAACGGTCGGAACCAGGCCCGTCCTGCTCGACGAGGTCGCGGACGTCTCGTTCGGGGCCCGTCAGAAGCGGGGCGAGGCGGGCTACATGGGTCGCTCCGCCGTCATCGTATCGATCGAGAAGCAGCCCGACGTCGACACTGTCGCTCTGACCCGGCAGCTCGAGGCCGCGCTCGGCGAGGTCAGCGCATCCCTGCCGGACGGCATCCGCGCCGACCAGGTCCTGTTTCGGCAGGCGGACTTCATCGAGACCTCGATCAAGAACGTCCAGACCGTGCTGATCGAGGCCATCGTGGTGGTGGCGATCGTCCTCTTCGCCTTCCTCCTAAACGTTCGCACGACGGTGATATCCCTGACAGCGATCCCGGTTTCCATCCTCGCGACGGGCATCGTCTTCCATCTGATGGGGCTCTCCATCAACACGATGACGCTCGGGGGCCTCGCCATCGCCATCGGCGAACTCGTCGACGACGCGGTGGTGGACGTCGAGAACATCTTCCGCCGCCTTCGAGAGAACCGCGAGCTTGGCAACCCGCGCTCGGTGTTCGACGTCGTCGTCTCGGCATCCCAGGAGGTCCGTTCGGGCATCGTCTACGCCACGGTCATCATCGTCCTGGTCTTCGTGCCGTTGTTCGCCCTGACCGGGATTGAGGGGCGGCTCTTCGCGCCGCTGGGACAGGCGTACATCGTCTCGATTCTCGCCAGCCTGGTCGTCTCGATCACCCTTACCCCGGTCATGGCCTACTACCTGCTGCCGAGCCTCAAGCGGCTGGATGAGCGCGAAGGCTTCATCGTGCGCTGGCTGAAACGCGGCAACCGCGTCCTGCTGAACCGCGCCTTCCGCTGGCCGCGGACTCTCATGGCCCTGGCCGCGCTGGGCGTGGTCGTCGCCGCCGTCGGCGCGACAGCCTTGCCGCGGGCCTTCCTGCCACCCTTCAACGAGGGAACGCTGACCATCAGCATGGCCTTCAACCCGGGCATCTCCCTGGCCGAGTCGCACCGCGTCGGCCTGATCGCCGAGCGCATCATCATGGAAGTACCCGAGGTGTCCGTCGTTGGACGGCGCACCGGTCGGGCGGAACTCGACGAGCATGCCGAGGGCGTCCATTCCTCCGAGATCGAGGTCGACCTCGAGACGGGGAGGACCAAGACCGAGATCGAGGCCGACATCCGTTCGCGCCTCTCCGTGCTTCCCGTGTCGATCAACATCGGCCAGCCGATCTCGCACCGGCTCGACCACATGCTGTCCGGCGTGCGGGCGCAGATCGCGCTGAAGGTCTTCGGCGAGGATCTCGACACGTTGCGTACCGTTGCGGAGAGCCTGAGGGCCCGTCTGGCGACGGTCCCGGGCGTCGTGGACCTCCAGGTCGAGAAGCAGGTCCGCATCCCGCAACTGGAAATCCGGATCGACTATGAGCGCGCCGCCCTGTTCGGGATCCAGCCGGCGAAGATCACCGAGGAGCTGGAGCAGCTTTCCAACGGCCGTGTCGTATCGCGCCTCGTCGACGGCAACCGCACCTACGATGTCGTCATTCGTCTGGGCGATGCGGAGCGGACGACCGAGGCGCTCGGCGACCTCCTGATCGAGACGCCGGCAGGGTGGATCCCGGTGCGGGAGCTCGCGGAAGTGCGGGAGACCGACGGTCCGAACCAGATCCTGCGGGAGAATGGCCAGCGCCGCGTCGTGGTTCTGGCGAACGCCGCCGGTGACGCCGACATGGCGCAGGTGATCGAGCAGATCCGGGCGGAGGTGGCGTCAGCGGCGCTACCCCCCGGCTTCTCGACGAGCCTCGAAGGCACCTTCCAGGCGCAGGAGGAAGCAAGCCGCACCATCGGGCTGCTGTCGCTAGTGTCGCTCGCGATGATCTTCGCGATCCTCTACAGCCGCTATCGCTCCGCCGTGTTCACGCTGATCATTCTCGGCAGCATCCCGCTTGCCCTTATCGGCTCGGTCGCGGCGCTCTGGCTGTCTGGCCAGCCCCTGTCGGTCGCCTCGATGATCGGCTTCATCACCCTGACCGGGATCGCGGCGCGCAACGGCATCCTGAAGATCAGCCACTACATCAACCTGTCGATCCACGAGGGCATCCCCTTTGGGCGCGATCTCGTCATGCGCGGAAGCCTCGAGCGGCTGACGCCCGTGCTGATGACCGCGCTCTCGGCGGGTGTGGCACTGGTGCCGCTGATGATCGACCCCTCCGCACCGGGCAAGGAAATCCTTCACCCCGTCGCCGTGACGATCTTCGGCGGCCTCGTCTCATCGACGCTGCTCGACACCTTCCTCACCCCCGTCCTCTTCCTGCGTTTCGGGGAAAAGCCCCTGAAGCGGCTCGTCGAGGCAGCCCGCCTTCCATCAACCCCGGGCACCCCGGATGCCGGGGCCGACACGGCCGCGGCCCACACGTTCTGA
- a CDS encoding efflux RND transporter periplasmic adaptor subunit has translation MHSRILTAAAMAVLTLASPVRAHEGHDHGTPPPVVSAQTAPRAEAQSALFEFVAVARGPLLEIHLDHFETNEPIVGATVDIETPDGPVTATAEGDVYRLAAPWAEQPGTYDLIATVASDGAIDFLTATLVIPEAPAPVVAGNSGWLVGAALATEMREALTVELTDRLSRNDPAILAVGALGFALGILAMAVFRRRVFVAAGTAAVLVVLFAGSIAVAQETAAPVVGVRDLAQRLPDGSVFVPKPSQRILAIRTLMTAAAEHRRSVEMPGRIIPDPNASGFVQASIAGRLSSPPGGFPRLGAKVRAGDVLAFVTSPIQTIDQSDLRQRRSELDQAISIAEQRVRRSETLVKSGTVAQTTLDETRIELEGLRERRVAIEQVQVKPEPLVAPVSGVIAASNAIAGQMAESNAVVFHIVDPDRLWVEALAYGGAGAFRAASADLGDGRSLSLTFEGAGFAGASPALPVHFRVQGETTGLRPGQMLTVLGQTEEVQAGIALPRTSVLRGPNGQDIVFVHSGAERFEPKEVRVQPLDGERVLVAAGIEAGSRVVTEGAELLNQIR, from the coding sequence ATGCATTCCCGTATCCTGACCGCGGCCGCGATGGCCGTCCTGACGCTTGCGTCACCCGTGCGCGCCCACGAAGGGCACGACCACGGCACGCCGCCGCCGGTCGTCTCCGCGCAAACCGCTCCCCGCGCCGAGGCGCAGAGCGCGCTCTTCGAATTCGTGGCGGTTGCGCGCGGACCTTTGCTCGAAATCCATCTCGACCACTTCGAGACCAACGAGCCCATCGTCGGCGCCACGGTCGACATCGAGACCCCGGACGGGCCCGTGACGGCTACGGCGGAGGGTGACGTCTACCGCCTTGCGGCTCCCTGGGCCGAGCAGCCGGGCACCTACGACCTCATCGCGACCGTCGCCAGCGACGGCGCCATCGACTTTCTCACCGCGACCCTGGTCATCCCCGAGGCGCCGGCGCCGGTCGTGGCGGGAAATTCCGGCTGGCTGGTGGGAGCGGCCCTGGCGACGGAGATGCGAGAGGCGCTCACGGTCGAACTGACGGATCGCCTGTCCCGCAACGACCCCGCCATCCTCGCGGTTGGAGCCCTGGGATTTGCGCTGGGTATCCTCGCCATGGCGGTGTTCCGGCGAAGGGTGTTCGTGGCGGCCGGGACCGCCGCGGTACTCGTCGTCCTCTTTGCCGGGTCGATCGCGGTCGCGCAGGAAACGGCCGCACCCGTCGTCGGTGTCCGCGACCTCGCCCAGCGGCTTCCCGACGGGTCGGTGTTCGTGCCGAAGCCCTCCCAGCGCATTCTCGCCATCCGCACGCTGATGACCGCCGCAGCCGAGCATCGTCGCAGCGTCGAGATGCCGGGACGGATCATCCCCGATCCCAATGCGAGCGGCTTCGTCCAGGCCTCGATTGCCGGGCGCCTCTCGTCGCCGCCGGGTGGCTTCCCGCGGCTTGGTGCGAAGGTCAGGGCTGGTGACGTCCTGGCGTTCGTGACCTCGCCGATCCAGACGATCGACCAGTCCGACCTTCGCCAGCGCCGCAGCGAGCTCGATCAGGCGATCTCGATCGCCGAGCAGCGCGTGCGCCGTTCCGAAACGCTTGTGAAGAGTGGCACTGTCGCTCAGACGACGCTCGACGAGACGCGGATCGAGTTGGAGGGCCTTCGCGAACGCCGCGTCGCCATCGAGCAGGTTCAGGTCAAGCCGGAACCGCTGGTCGCGCCGGTTTCCGGGGTGATCGCAGCGTCCAATGCCATTGCCGGCCAGATGGCCGAGAGCAATGCCGTCGTCTTCCACATCGTTGACCCGGATCGTCTCTGGGTCGAGGCGCTGGCCTATGGCGGGGCCGGCGCCTTCAGGGCGGCCTCGGCCGACCTGGGTGACGGGCGCTCGTTGTCCCTCACGTTCGAGGGCGCGGGTTTTGCCGGCGCCTCGCCGGCGCTGCCTGTCCACTTCCGTGTCCAGGGCGAGACCACGGGCCTGCGGCCGGGGCAGATGCTGACGGTTCTCGGGCAGACCGAGGAGGTGCAGGCCGGCATCGCCTTGCCGCGGACGAGCGTGCTTCGGGGACCCAACGGGCAGGACATCGTCTTCGTCCATTCCGGTGCCGAGCGGTTCGAGCCGAAGGAAGTACGGGTCCAGCCGCTCGACGGCGAGCGGGTCCTGGTCGCCGCAGGAATCGAGGCGGGCAGCCGCGTCGTGACCGAGGGTGCCGAACTCCTCAACCAGATCCGCTGA
- a CDS encoding curlin — translation MIRLPLASALVVLAGLTVATSASANDVRFDQYGWSNSAGGSQQGYRNRIRVHQDGRYNRSVGEQRGSHNLSVVGQEGRSHYGATYQNGSRNSAGIGQFGFDHTTILSQDGHGNIAAGVQVGRGCSADVAQGGSGNVAALVQACD, via the coding sequence ATGATCCGCTTGCCTCTTGCTTCCGCCCTCGTCGTTCTCGCCGGCCTGACGGTCGCGACCTCAGCGTCTGCCAACGACGTGCGCTTCGACCAGTACGGCTGGTCGAACTCCGCCGGCGGGTCCCAGCAGGGCTATCGCAACCGCATCCGCGTCCATCAGGACGGCCGGTACAACCGCTCGGTCGGCGAGCAGCGCGGTTCGCACAATCTGTCAGTCGTCGGTCAGGAGGGACGCAGCCATTACGGCGCGACCTACCAGAACGGCAGCCGCAACTCCGCCGGCATCGGCCAGTTCGGCTTTGACCACACGACGATCCTCTCTCAGGACGGCCACGGCAACATCGCGGCCGGTGTGCAGGTCGGACGCGGCTGCTCGGCCGACGTTGCGCAGGGCGGCAGCGGTAACGTCGCGGCCCTCGTCCAGGCCTGCGACTGA
- the csgH gene encoding curli-like amyloid fiber formation chaperone CsgH: MPLLRPCHRLAAALVLLGATGAAFAGPAGTISSEGPVRCELDVSRRGGSVELTALAHAEKATRGEYAFHVSGRGTDIRQGGSFTIASGGTEQLGTVTLSGGGSGYDADLTLVVSGKTISCSGRVGGGF; this comes from the coding sequence ATGCCGTTGCTCCGACCTTGCCACCGCCTCGCCGCGGCACTGGTTCTCCTCGGCGCCACCGGCGCCGCCTTCGCCGGCCCGGCGGGCACGATATCGAGTGAGGGGCCGGTCCGGTGCGAGCTCGACGTCTCGCGCCGGGGTGGATCGGTCGAGCTGACCGCGCTCGCCCATGCCGAGAAGGCGACGCGCGGTGAGTACGCTTTCCACGTCTCCGGGCGGGGAACCGACATCCGGCAGGGCGGGTCCTTCACCATCGCTTCCGGTGGGACGGAACAGCTCGGCACTGTCACGCTCAGCGGTGGCGGCTCCGGCTACGACGCCGATCTGACCCTCGTCGTTTCTGGCAAGACGATCTCCTGCTCCGGCCGGGTCGGCGGCGGGTTCTGA
- a CDS encoding curlin, with protein MTFISANTIATALAITLAAPATFATPAAANGQVSWTFAPTDRQTTGVVEAGLRIYSLYNGLKDGSIRQRGQGNNAGLAQRGRGNVGLVQQRGNGHSGTLEQNGNGNAYGLFQFGRGARDAVVQSGNGNSGATFTYGW; from the coding sequence ATGACCTTCATTTCCGCGAACACCATTGCGACCGCGCTTGCCATCACACTCGCCGCCCCGGCGACCTTCGCCACGCCCGCGGCCGCTAACGGCCAGGTGTCCTGGACCTTCGCCCCGACTGACCGGCAGACGACCGGGGTCGTCGAAGCAGGGCTACGGATCTATTCGCTCTACAATGGCCTCAAGGACGGCTCGATCCGGCAGAGGGGCCAAGGCAACAACGCCGGCCTCGCCCAGCGCGGACGGGGCAATGTCGGTCTCGTCCAGCAGCGCGGGAACGGCCATTCTGGCACGCTGGAGCAGAACGGCAACGGCAACGCCTACGGTCTCTTCCAATTCGGGCGCGGCGCGCGCGACGCCGTCGTCCAGTCCGGCAACGGCAACAGCGGTGCGACCTTTACCTACGGCTGGTGA
- a CDS encoding adenylate/guanylate cyclase domain-containing protein, whose product MQEASHRPERRLAAIVAMDVVGYSRLMERDEGGTLERLKAHRRDVIEPLLATHRGRIVKLIGDGILCEFASVTNAVSCAVTIQTSMAARDCELPANQRIRFRIGINSGDVIVEGDDLYGDGVNIAARLEALAEPGGICVSGKVREELRKRSDVTLAPLGSRQVKNIAEPVDAWRVVLDGMPPPLARPLEGASRFRRIAVAIGTAVILLIALVAGRRWTEWQDPRDGFDQPSVVVLPFDNLSGDDRLGRLADGMVTDIIADLSTTRLLNVIAPGTSFAYRSKSRDPRLIGRELGVGYAVSGALQGDADRMRATVQLVDAESGRQLWSERYDRPVGDLFELQDELTQRIANAVQGGTVDAALDIARRKPPKDLRAYDLLLLAIAQRWAWTKEANAAAVEMVRQAIVIDPLYAASHAELASLYRQQVDAGFAESTEAAMAEWREAAVQAVSLDPTYARGYAVLGVWHVYTRQGTLALKELERALELAPGNAEILAMVAEQLPYLGHSERAVALFERARRLDPSSFYKDVEWQVYFFAQKFRESAAAVETTTNPSRWPMLFATMSYAQLGQSVETDRWRERFLSVWPDYSLELGTAQGIFFAAEATVEEQLWLDGHRASGLPICMAGARAPGTPEHRRLECAPAGPNKTPM is encoded by the coding sequence ATGCAGGAAGCTTCCCATCGGCCAGAGCGTCGCCTCGCCGCAATCGTCGCGATGGACGTCGTGGGGTATTCGCGGCTGATGGAGCGCGACGAGGGGGGCACGCTCGAGCGGCTGAAGGCACACCGGCGGGACGTAATCGAGCCCCTGCTCGCCACCCACAGGGGGCGGATCGTGAAGCTGATCGGCGACGGTATCCTGTGCGAGTTCGCCAGCGTCACCAACGCCGTTAGCTGCGCGGTGACGATCCAAACGTCGATGGCAGCGCGGGACTGCGAGCTTCCGGCCAACCAGCGCATCCGCTTCCGCATCGGGATCAACTCCGGCGACGTGATCGTCGAAGGCGACGACCTCTACGGCGACGGCGTGAACATCGCGGCGCGGCTAGAGGCTTTGGCAGAGCCCGGCGGTATCTGCGTGTCCGGAAAGGTGCGCGAAGAGCTCCGCAAGCGCTCGGACGTGACACTCGCCCCCCTGGGGTCCCGGCAGGTCAAGAACATTGCGGAACCGGTGGACGCCTGGCGCGTGGTACTGGACGGAATGCCCCCGCCGCTAGCGCGTCCGCTGGAAGGGGCATCGCGATTCCGACGCATCGCGGTGGCGATCGGAACGGCCGTGATCCTGCTGATCGCCCTCGTTGCCGGGCGGCGGTGGACCGAGTGGCAGGACCCTCGCGATGGCTTCGACCAGCCATCCGTCGTCGTGCTGCCGTTCGACAATCTTTCCGGCGACGACCGCCTTGGCCGGCTCGCCGACGGGATGGTTACCGACATCATCGCCGACCTTTCGACAACGAGACTCCTCAACGTGATTGCGCCGGGGACGAGCTTTGCCTACCGCAGCAAGTCACGCGATCCCCGCCTGATCGGACGCGAACTCGGGGTCGGCTACGCTGTCAGCGGGGCTCTGCAGGGCGACGCCGACCGCATGCGCGCCACTGTGCAGCTCGTCGATGCCGAGAGCGGGCGGCAGCTCTGGTCGGAGCGCTACGACCGGCCGGTCGGCGACCTGTTCGAACTTCAGGACGAACTAACCCAGCGGATAGCCAACGCCGTCCAGGGCGGCACCGTCGATGCCGCGCTGGACATTGCGCGCCGCAAGCCGCCGAAGGACCTTCGCGCATACGACCTTCTCCTGCTTGCAATCGCCCAACGCTGGGCCTGGACCAAGGAAGCGAACGCCGCCGCGGTCGAGATGGTCCGACAAGCCATCGTGATCGATCCGCTCTACGCCGCTTCGCACGCAGAACTTGCGAGCCTTTACCGGCAGCAGGTCGACGCAGGCTTTGCGGAATCGACGGAGGCCGCGATGGCGGAATGGCGGGAAGCCGCGGTCCAGGCGGTCAGCCTCGACCCGACATACGCCCGTGGCTACGCGGTGCTGGGCGTCTGGCATGTCTATACCCGGCAAGGCACCCTCGCCCTCAAGGAACTCGAGCGCGCTTTGGAACTCGCGCCCGGCAACGCGGAAATCCTCGCCATGGTCGCTGAGCAACTGCCTTACCTCGGGCATTCGGAAAGGGCCGTGGCACTGTTCGAGCGCGCCCGTCGCCTCGATCCGAGCTCCTTCTACAAGGACGTGGAATGGCAGGTCTATTTCTTTGCACAGAAGTTCAGGGAATCGGCCGCCGCCGTCGAGACCACGACGAATCCTTCGCGATGGCCGATGCTGTTCGCCACGATGAGCTACGCGCAGCTCGGGCAAAGCGTCGAGACCGACCGCTGGCGCGAGCGCTTCCTTTCGGTCTGGCCGGACTACTCGCTGGAACTTGGAACCGCGCAGGGCATCTTCTTCGCCGCGGAAGCAACCGTCGAGGAGCAGCTCTGGCTCGACGGGCACCGTGCCTCCGGACTGCCGATCTGCATGGCCGGGGCACGGGCTCCGGGGACTCCGGAGCACCGCCGGTTGGAGTGTGCACCGGCTGGACCGAACAAGACACCGATGTGA